Proteins encoded by one window of Salvia splendens isolate huo1 chromosome 14, SspV2, whole genome shotgun sequence:
- the LOC121764814 gene encoding type IV inositol polyphosphate 5-phosphatase 9-like isoform X2 — translation MILVFNNLSSSWNVGGIPPPHNFNLENFLHTQDSMEDIYVLGFQEIVPLNAGNILAAAEHSNISIKWNSLIKAALNKRTPTEDAFHKTEIGESQRVYPLTTQSSIKPRDTDYKCIISKQMVGIYLTIWARTEISQYISSPSVSCVGCGILGRLGNKGSVSIRFCLHETSFCFVCSHLASGGKEGDERHRNADAANILLRTLFPPEPLQHLPRKILDHDRVIWLGDLNYRIRLPEETTRSLVKNKEWNLLLQNDQLRAEMSKGHVFEEWNEGIIEFPPTYKYEQNLDDYYGSGHKGKVKRMRAPAWCDRIIWFGKGLKQIQYNRVESRLSDHRPVYGRFIAYVEVSTLPGI, via the exons ATGATACTTGTATTCAACAACCTTTCAA GCTCTTGGAATGTAGGAGGCATCCCACCTCCCCACAACTTCAACCTTGAGAACTTTCTCCACACTCAAGACTCCATGGAAGATATATATGTGTTGGG ATTTCAAGAAATTGTACCCCTCAATGCTGGAAACATATTGGCAGCAGCAGAACACAGTAACATTTCTATCAAGTGGAACTCTCTAATCAAAGCTGCCCTCAACAAGAGAACACCAACAGAAGATGCATTCCACAAGACAGAAATAGGAGAGTCGCAAAGGGTTTATCCGTTAACAACACAGAGCTCCATCAAGCCCCGTGATACGGATTATAAATGCATAATAAGTAAACAAATGGTGGGAATATATCTCACCATATGGGCAAGAACTGAGATAAGCCAGTACATCAGCAGCCCGAGTGTCTCGTGTGTCGGATGTGGCATCTTGGGACGCCTTGGAAACAAG GGTTCAGTCTCCATAAGATTTTGTTTGCATGAAACAAGCTTCTGCTTTGTATGTAGCCATTTGGCTTCAGGTGGTAAAGAAGGCGACGAGAGACACCGGAACGCAGATGCAGCAAATATATTATTGCGCACCCTATTCCCGCCCGAGCCCCTCCAGCATTTGCCCAGAAAAATTCTAGACCATGA CAGGGTGATTTGGCTAGGAGACTTAAACTACCGGATTCGACTCCCTGAGGAAACAACAAGGTCATTGGTGAAGAACAAAGAATGGAACCTGTTGTTACAAAATGATCag CTGAGAGCTGAGATGAGCAAAGGGCATGTTTTTGAGGAATGGAATGAGGGAATAATTGAGTTTCCACCAACATACAAATATGAGCAGAACTTGGATGACTATTACGGATCCGGTCACAAAGGGAAGGTGAAGAGAATGAGAGCTCCGGCATG GTGTGATAGAATAATTTGGTTTGGGAAAGGGCTGAAGCAGATCCAATACAACAGAGTTGAATCAAGATTGTCTGATCATAGACCTGTTTATGGAAGGTTTATTGCATATGTAGAAGTGTCTACACTCCCAGGAATATAA
- the LOC121764814 gene encoding type IV inositol polyphosphate 5-phosphatase 9-like isoform X1 has protein sequence MVAEASTILTKRVIDDTCIQQPFKLFVGSWNVGGIPPPHNFNLENFLHTQDSMEDIYVLGFQEIVPLNAGNILAAAEHSNISIKWNSLIKAALNKRTPTEDAFHKTEIGESQRVYPLTTQSSIKPRDTDYKCIISKQMVGIYLTIWARTEISQYISSPSVSCVGCGILGRLGNKGSVSIRFCLHETSFCFVCSHLASGGKEGDERHRNADAANILLRTLFPPEPLQHLPRKILDHDRVIWLGDLNYRIRLPEETTRSLVKNKEWNLLLQNDQLRAEMSKGHVFEEWNEGIIEFPPTYKYEQNLDDYYGSGHKGKVKRMRAPAWCDRIIWFGKGLKQIQYNRVESRLSDHRPVYGRFIAYVEVSTLPGI, from the exons ATGGTCGCAGAGGCAAGTACCATCCTCACAAAAAGAGTGATAGATGATACTTGTATTCAACAACCTTTCAA ACTCTTTGTAGGCTCTTGGAATGTAGGAGGCATCCCACCTCCCCACAACTTCAACCTTGAGAACTTTCTCCACACTCAAGACTCCATGGAAGATATATATGTGTTGGG ATTTCAAGAAATTGTACCCCTCAATGCTGGAAACATATTGGCAGCAGCAGAACACAGTAACATTTCTATCAAGTGGAACTCTCTAATCAAAGCTGCCCTCAACAAGAGAACACCAACAGAAGATGCATTCCACAAGACAGAAATAGGAGAGTCGCAAAGGGTTTATCCGTTAACAACACAGAGCTCCATCAAGCCCCGTGATACGGATTATAAATGCATAATAAGTAAACAAATGGTGGGAATATATCTCACCATATGGGCAAGAACTGAGATAAGCCAGTACATCAGCAGCCCGAGTGTCTCGTGTGTCGGATGTGGCATCTTGGGACGCCTTGGAAACAAG GGTTCAGTCTCCATAAGATTTTGTTTGCATGAAACAAGCTTCTGCTTTGTATGTAGCCATTTGGCTTCAGGTGGTAAAGAAGGCGACGAGAGACACCGGAACGCAGATGCAGCAAATATATTATTGCGCACCCTATTCCCGCCCGAGCCCCTCCAGCATTTGCCCAGAAAAATTCTAGACCATGA CAGGGTGATTTGGCTAGGAGACTTAAACTACCGGATTCGACTCCCTGAGGAAACAACAAGGTCATTGGTGAAGAACAAAGAATGGAACCTGTTGTTACAAAATGATCag CTGAGAGCTGAGATGAGCAAAGGGCATGTTTTTGAGGAATGGAATGAGGGAATAATTGAGTTTCCACCAACATACAAATATGAGCAGAACTTGGATGACTATTACGGATCCGGTCACAAAGGGAAGGTGAAGAGAATGAGAGCTCCGGCATG GTGTGATAGAATAATTTGGTTTGGGAAAGGGCTGAAGCAGATCCAATACAACAGAGTTGAATCAAGATTGTCTGATCATAGACCTGTTTATGGAAGGTTTATTGCATATGTAGAAGTGTCTACACTCCCAGGAATATAA
- the LOC121764812 gene encoding monoacylglycerol lipase-like, translated as MICSAFPKPRISIPNDRVSRSSTTAILNPRLKFNKAPLITKKCYLKRPEVIVVETRMVTTVTDGATVMLTSGASGRINALLSLRALRSVLRLISAFFLILLLPFRGRKRCAVVGASPESPEKGGGREEKAVATTGKVVRVPAAMVPMKSAAAVVDKDVAARRALAIKRVEEDNGGGDTARDYSLFVTSRSDTIFTQSWTPIMVQVRGLVVLLHGLNEHSGRYDAFAKKLNANGFKVYGMDWIGHGGSDGLHAYVHSLDDAVSDMKSFLSKVLTDNPGLPCFCFGHSTGGAIILKSLLDPKVKQRVAGIVLTSPAIGVQPSHPIFAVLAPVFSFLFPRFQLRAANKRGIAVSRDPEALVAKYSDPLVFTGAIRVRTGYEILRITAYLQQNLSRLTVPFLVLHGSDDSVTDPEATMKLYKEASSSDKNIVLYEGLLHDLLFEREKEEIMENVVSWLKSRV; from the exons ATGATTTGCTCAGCATTTCCGAAACCTAGAATTTCAATTCCGAATGATCGTGTTTCCCGATCAAGTACCACCGCAATTTTAAATCCGAGATTAAAATTCAACAAAGCTCCATTAATCACGAAAAAGTGTTACCTCAAACGGCCAGAGGTGATTGTGGTTGAAACCAGGATGGTGACAACAGTAACTGACGGAGCCACCGTAATGCTGACCTCGGGCGCGAGCGGGAGAATCAACGCGCTGCTGTCTCTGCGCGCGCTGAGGAGCGTGCTGCGGCTGATCAGCGCGTTTTTCCTGATCCTCCTCCTGCCGTTCCGCGGGAGGAAGCGCTGCGCCGTGGTGGGGGCCTCGCCGGAGTCTCCGGAGAAAGGCGGCGGGAGGGAGGAAAAGGCGGTGGCTACGACGGGTAAGGTGGTGAGGGTGCCGGCGGCGATGGTGCCGATGAAGAGCGCGGCGGCGGTTGTGGACAAGGATGTGGCGGCGCGGAGGGCGCTGGCGATTAAGAGGGTGGAGGAGGATAATGGAGGCGGCGATACGGCGAGGGATTATTCGTTGTTCGTTACGTCGAGAAGTGACACCATTTTTACTCAATCATGGACGCCCATCATGGTTCAAGTCAG GGGACTGGTTGTTCTCTTGCATGGTCTAAATGAACACAG TGGAAGATATGATGCTTTCGCCAAGAAACTGAATGCAAATGGTTTCAAAGTTTATGGAATGGACTGGATTG GACATGGCGGCAGTGATGGATTGCACGCCTATGTTCATTCTCTGGATGATGCAGTTAGTGATATG AAATCGTTCCTCAGCAAGGTTTTAACTGATAATCCAGGACTTCCATGCTTCTGCTTTGGACATTCAACTGGTGGAGCTATAATCTTGAAG TCATTACTTGATCCAAAAGTGAAACAGCGCGTAGCAGGCATTGTATTGACTTCGCCTGCCATAGGAGTTCAGCCATCGCATCCAATTTTTGCT GTGCTTGCTCCTGTGTTTTCCTTCTTGTTTCCTCGTTTCCAATTAAGGGCAGCAAACAAGAGGGGCATTGCAGTCTCAAGAGATCCGGAAGCATTAGTGGCAAAGTATTCAGATCCACTAGTATTCACTGGAGCCATTAGAGTAAGAACGGGCTATGAAATTCTCAGGATAACGGCATACTTGCAGCAGAACTTAAGCAGGTTGACAGTGCCGTTTCTTGTCCTCCACGGCAGTGATGATTCAGTAACCGATCCTGAAGCAACCATGAAGCTGTACAAGGAAGCTTCATCGAGCGACAAAAACATTGTGCTGTATGAAGGGCTCCTGCATGATCTACTTTTCGAACGAGAGAAGGAAGAGATCATGGAGAACGTAGTTTCATGGCTAAAAAGCAGAGTGTGA